A single window of Leishmania major strain Friedlin complete genome, chromosome 10 DNA harbors:
- the AAT20.1 gene encoding putative amino acid transporter encodes MSRLPSTASDNEPAHLTQMEDERHRKTLIEGFMSVPEVEGDKGANNGDPSFQQKDQKVPEYVEMDDDDDMSEVRLAAGELKENTNIYKSAFHVFKANVGTGVFLLPTFYPDAGYVVSVILGVLIGAAVIDCTRLLVDVKIKINRSDVTTYSQVCRYVCGAGLGWFLFVAMCLAQFGFCLMYSQLFGGTMDEFANFKGSKYLWVTVVFFLCFPMTCFSDNLSLLAITSIIATVSVFYSLICCFAMSLMQLSQDGVHPSCDVAGNRIPVGWFNNLANNMMVLEGIAIILPVHAACTQKRLVPKMATLVITGVVAWYILFGLTGYLAYGDSMTTSLVAKVAHSPWGTSVRVFFLLNLIFTYPVQFMSAMQLIDQTAGCKPRSWMGISLRLLINLVIWALAMGMPTSAVNTVVAFIGALPSVCMVMVIPSVLAMHVKYAVEHPDADRNTLQYWKKIFVTAPCFTFKRIRCYVYLVVAVLIMVIGTYSIAVTL; translated from the coding sequence ATGTCCAGATTGCCGAGCACCGCATCGGACAACGAACCCGCACATCTCACGCAAATGGAGGACGAACGTCACCGCAAGACCCTCATCGAGGGCTTTATGAGCGTGCccgaggtggagggcgacaAGGGCGCAAACAATGGAGACCCCTCCTTCCAGCAGAAGGACCAGAAGGTGCCGGAATACGTTGAAAtggacgacgatgacgacatGTCTGAggtccgcctcgccgccggtgAGCTAAAGGAGAACACAAACATCTACAAGTCTGCTTTCCATGTCTTCAAGGCAAACGTCGGCACCGGTGTGTTCCTCCTGCCTACCTTCTACCCCGACGCAGGCTACGTTGTCTCTGTGATCCTCGGCGTCCTCATCGGTGCCGCCGTCATCGACTGTACGCGGCTGCTGGTGGACGTGAAGATCAAGATCAACCGCAGCGATGTGACCACCTACTCGCAGGTGTGTCGCTACGTGTGCGGCGCCGGATTGGGCTGGTTCTTGTTTGTTGCCATGTGCCTTGCGCAGTTTGGCTTCTGCCTCATGTACTCCCAGCTGTTTGGTGGCACCATGGACGAGTTCGCCAACTTCAAGGGCTCCAAGTACTTGTGGGTGACGGTGGTGTTCTTCCTGTGCTTCCCCATGACCTGCTTTTCCGACAACCTCTCGCTGCTTGCCATCACCTCCATCATCgccaccgtcagcgtcttctACTCGCTCATATGCTGCTTCGCAATGTCGCTCATGCAGCTCAGTCAGGATGGTGTTCACCCAAGCTGCGACGTCGCCGGCAACCGCATCCCCGTGGGCTGGTTCAACAACCTCGCTAACAACATGATGGTGCTGGAGGGCATTGCCATTATCCTGCCGGTGCACGCCGCCTGCACGCAGAAGCGGCTGGTGCCCAAGATGGCGACCTTGGTCATCACCGGCGTCGTTGCTTGGTACATACTGTTTGGTCTGACTGGCTACCTCGCCTACGGTGATTCCATGACCACCTCGCTGGTGGCCAAGGTGGCGCACTCGCCGTGGGGTAcaagcgtgcgcgtgtttttTCTGTTGAACCTCATTTTCACCTACCCGGTGCAGTTCATGTCCGCAATGCAGCTGATCGACCAGACGGCGGGGTGCAAGCCGCGTAGCTGGATGGGTATTAGCCTTCGTTTGCTCATCAATCTTGTTATCTGGGCTCTGGCCATGGGGATGCCGACCTCGGCTGTCAACACCGTCGTCGCGTTcatcggcgcgctgccgtcggtgTGCATGGTGATGGTCATCCCGTCGGTCCTCGCCATGCATGTGAAGTACGCCGTGGAGCACCCCGATGCGGACCGCAACACGTTGCAGTACTGGAAGAAGATCTTCGTTACGGCGCCGTGCTTTACCTTCAAGCGCATCCGCTGCTACGTGTACCTTGTCGTGGCAGTGCTCATCATGGTCATCGGCACATACAGTATCGCCGTGACTCTATAG
- the AAT20.2 gene encoding putative amino acid transporter has translation MSRLPSTASDNEPAHLTQMEDERHRKTLIEGFMSVPEVEGDKGANNGDPSFQQKDQKVPEYVEMDDDDDMSEVRLAAGELKENTNIYKSAFHVFKANVGTGVFLLPTFYPDAGYVVSVILGVLIGAAVIDCTRLLVDVKIKINRSDVTTYSQVCRYVCGAGLGWFLFVAMCLAQFGFCLMYSQLFGGTMDELANFKGSKYLWVTVVFFLCFPMTCFSDNLSLLAIASIIATVSVFYSLICCFAMSLMQLSQDGVHPSCDVAGNRIPVGWFNNLANNMMVLEGIAIILPVHAACTQKRLVPKMATLVITGVVAWYILFGLTGYLAYGDSMTTSLVAKVAHSPWGTSVRVFFLLNLIFTYPVQFMSAMQLIDQTAGCKPRSWMGISLRLLINLVIWALAMGMPTSAVNTVVAFIGALPSVCMVMVIPSVLAMHVKYAVEHPDADRNTLQYWKKIFVTAPCFTFKRIRCYVYLVVAVLIMVIGTYSIAVTL, from the coding sequence ATGTCCAGATTGCCGAGCACCGCATCGGACAACGAACCCGCACATCTCACGCAAATGGAGGACGAACGTCACCGCAAGACCCTCATCGAGGGCTTTATGAGCGTGCccgaggtggagggcgacaAGGGCGCAAACAATGGAGACCCCTCCTTCCAGCAGAAGGACCAGAAGGTGCCGGAATACGTTGAAAtggacgacgatgacgacatGTCTGAggtccgcctcgccgccggtgAGCTAAAGGAGAACACAAACATCTACAAGTCTGCTTTCCATGTCTTCAAGGCAAACGTCGGCACCGGTGTGTTCCTCCTGCCTACCTTCTACCCCGACGCAGGCTACGTTGTCTCTGTGATCCTCGGCGTCCTCATCGGTGCCGCCGTCATCGACTGTACGCGGCTGCTGGTGGACGTGAAGATCAAGATCAACCGCAGCGATGTGACCACCTACTCGCAGGTGTGTCGCTACGTGTGCGGCGCCGGATTGGGCTGGTTCTTGTTTGTTGCCATGTGCCTTGCGCAGTTTGGCTTCTGCCTCATGTACTCCCAGCTGTTTGGTGGCACCATGGACGAGCTCGCCAACTTCAAGGGCTCCAAGTACTTGTGGGTGACGGTGGTGTTCTTCCTGTGCTTCCCCATGACCTGCTTTTCCGACAACCTCTCGCTGCTTGCCATCGCCTCCATCATCgccaccgtcagcgtcttctACTCGCTCATATGCTGCTTCGCAATGTCGCTCATGCAGCTCAGTCAGGATGGTGTTCACCCAAGCTGCGACGTCGCCGGCAACCGCATCCCCGTGGGCTGGTTCAACAACCTCGCTAACAACATGATGGTGCTGGAGGGCATTGCCATTATCCTGCCGGTGCACGCCGCCTGCACGCAGAAGCGGCTGGTGCCCAAGATGGCGACCTTGGTCATCACCGGCGTCGTTGCTTGGTACATACTGTTTGGTCTGACTGGCTACCTCGCCTACGGTGATTCCATGACCACCTCGCTGGTGGCCAAGGTGGCGCACTCGCCGTGGGGTAcaagcgtgcgcgtgtttttTCTGTTGAACCTCATTTTCACCTACCCGGTGCAGTTCATGTCCGCAATGCAGCTGATCGACCAGACGGCGGGGTGCAAGCCGCGTAGCTGGATGGGTATTAGCCTTCGTTTGCTCATCAATCTTGTTATCTGGGCTCTGGCCATGGGGATGCCGACCTCGGCTGTCAACACCGTCGTCGCGTTcatcggcgcgctgccgtcggtgTGCATGGTGATGGTCATCCCGTCGGTCCTCGCCATGCATGTGAAGTACGCCGTGGAGCACCCCGATGCGGACCGCAACACGTTGCAGTACTGGAAGAAGATCTTCGTTACGGCGCCGTGCTTTACCTTCAAGCGCATCCGCTGCTACGTGTACCTTGTCGTGGCAGTGCTCATCATGGTCATCGGCACATACAGTATCGCCGTGACTCTATAG
- the AAT20.3 gene encoding putative amino acid transporter codes for MSRLPSTASDNEPAHLTQMEDERHRKTLIEGFMSVPEVEGDKGANNGDPSFQQKDQKVPEYVEMDDDDDMSEVRLAAGELKENTNIYKSAFHVFKANVGTGVFLLPTFYPDAGYVVSVILGVLIGAAVIDCTRLLVDVKIKINRSDVTTYSQVCRYVCGAGLGWFLFVAMCLAQFGFCLMYSQLFGGTMDELANFKGSKYLWVTVVFFLCFPMTCFSDNLSLLAIASIIATVSVFYSLICCFAMSLMQLSQDGVHPSCDVAGNRIPVGWFNNLANNMMVLEGIAIILPVHAACTQKRLVPKMATLVITGVVAWYILFGLTGYLAYGDSMTTSLVAKVAHSPWGTSVRVFFLLNLIFTYPVQFMSAMQLIDQTAGCKPRSWMGISLRLLINLVIWALAMGMPTSAVNTVVAFIGALPSVCMVMVIPSVLAMHVKYAVEHPDADRNTLQYWKKIFVTAPCFTFKRIRCYVYLVVAVLIMVIGTYSIAVTL; via the coding sequence ATGTCCAGATTGCCGAGCACCGCATCGGACAACGAACCCGCACATCTCACGCAAATGGAGGACGAACGTCACCGCAAGACCCTCATCGAGGGCTTTATGAGCGTGCccgaggtggagggcgacaAGGGCGCAAACAATGGAGACCCCTCCTTCCAGCAGAAGGACCAGAAGGTGCCGGAATACGTTGAAAtggacgacgatgacgacatGTCTGAggtccgcctcgccgccggtgAGCTAAAGGAGAACACAAACATCTACAAGTCTGCTTTCCATGTCTTCAAGGCAAACGTCGGCACCGGTGTGTTCCTCCTGCCCACCTTCTACCCCGACGCAGGCTACGTTGTCTCTGTGATCCTCGGCGTCCTCATCGGTGCCGCCGTCATCGACTGTACGCGGCTGCTGGTGGACGTGAAGATCAAGATCAACCGCAGCGATGTGACCACCTACTCGCAGGTGTGTCGCTACGTGTGCGGCGCCGGATTGGGCTGGTTCTTGTTTGTTGCCATGTGCCTTGCGCAGTTTGGCTTCTGCCTCATGTACTCCCAGCTGTTTGGTGGCACCATGGACGAGCTCGCCAACTTCAAGGGCTCCAAGTACTTGTGGGTGACGGTGGTGTTCTTCCTGTGCTTCCCCATGACCTGCTTTTCCGACAACCTCTCGCTGCTTGCCATCGCCTCCATCATCgccaccgtcagcgtcttctACTCGCTCATATGCTGCTTCGCAATGTCGCTCATGCAGCTCAGTCAGGATGGTGTTCACCCAAGCTGCGACGTCGCCGGCAACCGCATCCCCGTGGGCTGGTTCAACAACCTCGCTAACAACATGATGGTGCTGGAGGGCATTGCCATTATCCTGCCGGTGCACGCCGCCTGCACGCAGAAGCGGCTGGTGCCCAAGATGGCGACCTTGGTCATCACCGGCGTCGTTGCTTGGTACATACTGTTTGGTCTGACTGGCTACCTCGCCTACGGTGATTCCATGACCACCTCGCTGGTGGCCAAGGTGGCGCACTCGCCGTGGGGTAcaagcgtgcgcgtgtttttTCTGTTGAACCTCATTTTCACCTACCCGGTGCAGTTCATGTCCGCAATGCAGCTGATCGACCAGACGGCGGGGTGCAAGCCGCGTAGCTGGATGGGTATTAGCCTTCGTTTGCTCATCAATCTTGTTATCTGGGCTCTGGCCATGGGGATGCCGACCTCGGCTGTCAACACCGTCGTCGCGTTcatcggcgcgctgccgtcggtgTGCATGGTGATGGTCATCCCGTCGGTCCTCGCCATGCATGTGAAGTACGCCGTGGAGCACCCCGATGCGGACCGCAACACGTTGCAGTACTGGAAGAAGATCTTCGTTACGGCGCCGTGCTTTACCTTCAAGCGCATCCGCTGCTACGTGTACCTTGTCGTGGCAGTGCTCATCATGGTCATCGGCACATACAGTATCGCCGTGACTCTATAG
- a CDS encoding putative deaminase, with product MSVHYVDTFMRAALREAELALEEGEVPVGCVLVRTEANETVYTKLALQSSDAVTNAPPHAALLRSCDQLAESCIAARGRNQTNLQHHALAHAEFIAVQKLIDDATRGGDGSAGASSSKTGASEGENGVVEEEKQNRLTSPPTTPPLSSLADYVLYVTVEPCVMCGAMLLYNRIAHVFFGCRNPRFGGNGTVLALHASPRQQQLLLQQPSQPDQSAATMPRFAGTSKSSPSVDEGGIVCRGEWWPGYVSEGGHTEAEAISLLQRFYERENPNAPGHKRRRKA from the coding sequence ATGTCTGTGCACTATGTCGACACCTTCATGCGCGCGGCCCTCAGGGAAGCGGAGCTGGCGCTTGAAGAGGGCGAAGTGCCTGTTGGCtgcgtgctggtgcgcacGGAAGCCAATGAGACGGTGTACACGAAGCTTGCGCTGCAGTCGTCAGACGCTGTTACCAATGCGCCACCTCACGCAGCCttgttgcgcagctgcgaccAGCTCGCCGAGTCGTGCAtcgctgcgcgcggccgTAATCAAACCAATCTGCAGCACCATGCTCTGGCCCATGCTGAGTTCATCGCCGTTCAGAAGCTTATCGATGACGCAACGAGAGGCGGAGACGGAAGCGCGGGTGCAAGCTCAAGTAAAACCGGTGCTAGCGAAGGAGAGAATGGGGTAGTtgaggaagagaaacaaaacagaTTGACCTCCCCACCAACTACCCCGCCGCTGTCCAGCCTGGCTGATTATGTTCTCTACGTCACCGTTGAGCCGTGCGTGATGTGCGGTGCAATGCTTTTATACAACCGAATCGCTCACGTCTTTTTCGGCTGCCGCAACCCGCGTTTTggcggcaacggcaccgTGTTGGCCCTGCATGCATCACCTCGTCAacaacagctgctgctgcaacagCCTTCGCAACCAGATCAGTCAGCAGCCACCATGCCACGCTTCGCGGGTACGTCGAAGAGCTCGCCCAGCGTTGATGAGGGTGGGATCGTCTGTAGGGGTGAGTGGTGGCCCGGGTACGTGAGCGAGGGCGGCCATACCGAGGCAGAGGCTATCAGCCTCCTCCAACGCTTCTACGAGCGGGAGAACCCCAACGCACCGGGGCACAAGCGCCGCCGGAAGGCTTGA